The sequence CATCACGATTTCCTTCGGCATGCCGATTTCGGCCAGTGTCTCGCGCTCGAACGCGTCCGGATCGGTGACCGGGGTTTCGCGGTTGTGCAGCTTCATGTCGACAATCGCGCTCGACAGATATTCGACCGTGGAGAAACCTTCGTTGAAGGTTTTCGACTTGTTGATCTTGTCGACCAGTGCCTGCGGCATCGGCTCTCCGGTGTCGGCATGTTTCGCATAATTGTCGAGAATATAGCGGGTCAGCAGCCAGTTCTCGTTCACCTGGCTGGGATATTCGACGAAATCGCGCGGCGTGCCGGCGAGGCCCGGATAGGTGATGTCATAGTTGAGATAATGCAGCGCGTGACCGAATTCGTGGAACAGGGTCGAGGCATCGTCGAGGCTGATCAGCGTCGGCTGTCCGTCGCCGCCCTTGACGAAATTATTGTTGTTCGAGGCCAGAACATAGCGGTTCTTGCCGCCCAGATCATGCTGGCTGCGATAGGTGGTCATCCATGCGCCCGACCGCTTTCCCTCGCGGGCATAATTGTCGAGATAGAAGAGACCGACCAGCTTGTCGCCGCGCTTCACCTCGAAGGTGCGCACTTCGGGATCGAAGACCGGAACGCTGCCGGTATTTTCGGTGAAGGTCATGCCGTACAGCTTGCCCGCAGCATCGAACATCGCGTCGACCATATTGTCGAGCTTGAAATAGGGTTTGATCTCGGCCGCATCGAGGTCATATTTCGCCTTGCGGACCTTCTCCGCATAGAAGCGATAGTCCCAGGGCGCGATGGTGATGCCGGCGCCTTCCGCGTCAGCCACCGCCTGCATGTCGGCGACTTCTTCCTTCACCCGGGCGACAGCCGCGGGCCAGACCTTCATCATCAGCTCCATCGCGGCATCCGGATCCTTCGCCATCGTGTCGGCCATGCGATAATGGGCGTGGGTCTTGAACCCGAGCAGCTTGGCGCGGTCGGCGCGGATCTTCAGGATCTTGGCGATGGTCGCGTTGGTATCATTCTCGCCGCCATTGTCACCGCGGTTGATATAGGCGTTGTAGACCTTTTCGCGCAGATCGCGACGGGTCGAGTTCTGCAGGAAGGGCTGCATCACCGAACGGGTGTTTTTCAGCGCCCAGCCCGGCTTGCCCTGCGCTTCGGCAGCGGCCTTGATCGACGCGACAAAGCTGGCGGGCAGACCGGCCAGATCGGCTTCGTCGGTCAGATAGATATAGGTTTCCTCGTCAGCGAGCACCTTGTTGGAAAAATCGTTGAACGCTTTCGACAATTCGGTGTTCAGCGCGATCAGCTTTTCCTTGTCCGCGCCTTCGAGCAAGGCGCCGTTGCGCACCAGCTGTTCGTAATTGCGCTCGACGAGACGCAGCTGCTGCGGGTCGAGACCGGCGGTTTCGCGGTTGTCATAGACCGTCTTGGTCTTTTCCAGCAATTTGGGATCGAGGGTCAGCGCGTCGAAGAAAGCCGACACCTTCGGCAGCCACTCGCCCTGGATTTTGCGGATTTCCTCGTTCGACAGGTTGCTGCTGTGAACGCCCCAGATTGCGAACAATTCATTCGCGTCATTTCCGGCCAGTTCCATCGGCAGGGTGAAATTTTCAAAGGTCGCGGGCGCGGGATTGTCGCGGATTGCGACCACCTCGGCCTTGACCTTGTCCATCGTCGCCTGGAAAGCGGCGGGGAAGTCGGAGACCTGGATCTTGTCCCAGGCCGGCACGCCGTCATAGGGACCGGTCCAGGGCTGGAGCACGCTATTCCCGCTGATATCGGTGGGGGCAGATTGCATCGCGCTCATTTTGTTCAATTCGGCTGTTGTCATTTTTTTTCCATGATCGTCGGCGAGAGCGGGGGTCGCGCCAATCAGCGCGGCGCTGGACACGCCCAGAAAGATTTTACGGGTGGATATCGTGAATCGCATGTATTTTTCTCCAAATAGGGACCCGCTCTCGCGGATCTCGCAAAAGCACCTGATGTGTATTTGGGACCGGTCTAGCCAAAGCGAAGCGGAAACGCAAAAAAGGTTGCGTTGGAAATCAATTATTAGACGAACGGCTATTAGCTGTCGATGAACGACATCGGGAAATATGGCTATTCCGGTCTCTCGGCGAGCAGGGCGCGGACAAGCGGCTGCAGATTCTCGTCGTAGCGGGCGAGCATGACATGTTCTTCGGCATTTTCGAAATGGCTGACCAGCTGGCGGCCGTTCCAGTAATGCAGCGCGATCGCCGGCGGGTCGGCAACGATCATGTTGCGGCCATCGGGACGTTCCGGATCGATCGGATTGAGATCCAGCGCCACCTGCGGCGCGGTAGAGGCGCAGATAGCCAGACTGATATCGCCCCACCAGGTTGAAATATTGCGGTGCAGATGGCCGGTGATCATGCCCTTGACCTGATCATGGCCAGCGACTGTATCCGCGAGCCGCGTGACCCAGGGCTCGTCGGGGTGGGTGGTCATCCACTCTATGCCGCTTTCGACCGGTGGATGGTGGAGAATAAGGATTACCGGCTTGTCCTGTTGCTCCGATAATCTAGCGGAAAGCCAGGCGGCGCGGGTTTCGCAGAAAGCGCCGCCGTGACGCCCCTCCTCCAGCGTGTCGAGAAACAGCAGGCGGAGTTCGGGCGTATCGACCTCATATTGCACAAAGCCGTCGGGAGCGGGGACATCGGGAAACTGCTTGTGGAACGGCGCCCGCAAATCGTGGTTGCCGAGACACATGTGGACCGGGAAAGGCACCACGGACAGGGCATTTTGCAGCCGCTGGTAGCTTTCCTGATCGCCGCGGTCGACGAGATCGCCGGTTGCCAGCAACAGGTCGGGCTGCGGAGTCATCGCGCAAATCATCTTGATCGCCTGGTCGAGCCGCTTGCGGTTGAATTCTGCCGGATTGTCCGGGTCAAAGCCCAGGTGAATATCCGTGATCTGCGCCATCAGCATGGACGCCCTCCCCTTTTTCCCTCTGCCCTATTGCCGGGCAATCTGTTTCTCCGGCTTTGTCTGTTTGTCTTTCTGCTGTTCCTTGATCAGCCAGGGCGCTCCGTCGTCGGCATGATAGTCATGGCACATCGCGCAGGTCGACGGCACATCCGACGCCTGCTGGAATTCGCCGCCATGACATTCGCGGCAGGTCTTGATGCCCGGCAGCAGCAGATCGGTGGCCTGTTTGGACGCCGGTGCATTATGACAGCTTTCGCAAGTCTCTTC comes from Sphingorhabdus sp. YGSMI21 and encodes:
- a CDS encoding M3 family metallopeptidase: MRFTISTRKIFLGVSSAALIGATPALADDHGKKMTTAELNKMSAMQSAPTDISGNSVLQPWTGPYDGVPAWDKIQVSDFPAAFQATMDKVKAEVVAIRDNPAPATFENFTLPMELAGNDANELFAIWGVHSSNLSNEEIRKIQGEWLPKVSAFFDALTLDPKLLEKTKTVYDNRETAGLDPQQLRLVERNYEQLVRNGALLEGADKEKLIALNTELSKAFNDFSNKVLADEETYIYLTDEADLAGLPASFVASIKAAAEAQGKPGWALKNTRSVMQPFLQNSTRRDLREKVYNAYINRGDNGGENDTNATIAKILKIRADRAKLLGFKTHAHYRMADTMAKDPDAAMELMMKVWPAAVARVKEEVADMQAVADAEGAGITIAPWDYRFYAEKVRKAKYDLDAAEIKPYFKLDNMVDAMFDAAGKLYGMTFTENTGSVPVFDPEVRTFEVKRGDKLVGLFYLDNYAREGKRSGAWMTTYRSQHDLGGKNRYVLASNNNNFVKGGDGQPTLISLDDASTLFHEFGHALHYLNYDITYPGLAGTPRDFVEYPSQVNENWLLTRYILDNYAKHADTGEPMPQALVDKINKSKTFNEGFSTVEYLSSAIVDMKLHNRETPVTDPDAFERETLAEIGMPKEIVMRHRLPQFNHLFSSDAYSAGYYSYLWSETMDADTWAAFEEAGSPWDAETAERFRSVILSTGNETDRAEAYREFRGRDPEVKYILKKRGFPVPGE
- a CDS encoding phosphodiesterase, with the translated sequence MLMAQITDIHLGFDPDNPAEFNRKRLDQAIKMICAMTPQPDLLLATGDLVDRGDQESYQRLQNALSVVPFPVHMCLGNHDLRAPFHKQFPDVPAPDGFVQYEVDTPELRLLFLDTLEEGRHGGAFCETRAAWLSARLSEQQDKPVILILHHPPVESGIEWMTTHPDEPWVTRLADTVAGHDQVKGMITGHLHRNISTWWGDISLAICASTAPQVALDLNPIDPERPDGRNMIVADPPAIALHYWNGRQLVSHFENAEEHVMLARYDENLQPLVRALLAERPE